A window of Oncorhynchus kisutch isolate 150728-3 linkage group LG10, Okis_V2, whole genome shotgun sequence contains these coding sequences:
- the slc13a1 gene encoding solute carrier family 13 member 1 isoform X1: protein MMKRFLRVVWNYHNLLIIILTPVLLLPLPLVIQGKVSECAFVLCVMAVYWLTEALPLAATALFPALLFPFFGIMKSSQVAGVYFKDFHLLLIGVICLATSIEKWGLHRRIALSLVTLVGVNPGWLMLGFMNSCAFLSMWVQNTSAVAMVMPIVEAIIQQILNAEGEGEQRQRTMTGTSNLGLELDETEGPCEKNEEPIRTNKEPDEMEYTIPEEAPSQTNVIGQKIEGRYRSKREHMMCKGLCLSITYSSTIGGIATLPGTSPNLIFSEYIHQFYPECTSVNFGNWIVLCLPISIIALLLSWIWLHWMFIGSDFRVLFRPSGERSERETATARVIEEDYNTLGPTSPQEVVTAFIFILMVVLWVFRDPGFMPGWASIFLPEYAGYISDATVALLLGLMFFIMPAHKPSADKHGIKYEAMISWKEFQACMPWEVALLVGGGFALAEGTQVSGLSSWVANLLSPLGSLPIIATVTIACVLVTSVTELASNAATITIFLPILAPLAEAIHVNPLYILIPTTLCTSFAFLLPSSNPSNAIVFAYGHLTTTDMVKAGIGVNVISVLAVLLAVTTWGIPLFDLDTYPDWAPTPSTSNVTGW, encoded by the exons ATGATGAAGAGGTTTCTGAGAGTTGTCTGGAACTACCACAATCTCCTCATCATTATACTCACCcctgtgctgctgctgcctctcccACTGGTCATCCAAGGAAAG GTGTCAGAATGTGCGTTTGTACTGTGTGTCATGGCAGTGTACTGGCTGACAGAAGCCCTGCCACTGGCAGCCACAGCTCTGTTCCCAGCCTTGCTCTTCCCTTTCTTTGGCATCATGAAGTCCTCTCAG GTGGCTGGGGTGTACTTCAAAGACTTCCACCTGCTGTTGATCGGAGTCATCTGTCTGGCAACGTCTATAGAGAAGTGGGGTCTCCACCGGAGGATAGCACTTAGTCTGGTCACTCTGGTCGGTGTCAATCCTGGATG GCTGATGTTGGGCTTCATGAACAGCTGTGCCTTCCTATCCATGTGGGTCCAAAACACATCCGCCGTTGCCATGGTGATGCCCATCGTTGAGGCGATCATTCAGCAAATCTTGAATGCAGAGGGAGAAGGTGAGCAGCGGCAGCGAACAATGACGGGCACCAGCAACCTTGGTCTAGAACTGGATG AGACTGAGGGACCGTGTGAGAAGAATGAAGAGCCAATAAG AACAAATAAGGAACCAGATGAAATGGAGTACACTATTCCAGAGGAAGCACCCTCTCAGACCAAT gtgattggtcaaaagatagAGGGCCGCTACCGAAGTAAGAGAGAGCACATGATGTGCAAGGGGCTGTGCCTAAGCATCACATACTCTTCCACTATAGGAGGGATTGCCACCCTTCCTGGGACCTCCCCCAACCTCATCTTTTCAGAGTACATCCATCA GTTTTACCCAGAATGCACCTCTGTAAACTTTGGAAACTGGATCGTCTTGTGTCTGCCAATCAGCATCATTGCTTTGCTGTTGTCATGGATATGGCTGCACTGGATGTTCATCGGCTCAGA CTTCAGGGTGCTGTTCCGTCCTAGTGGAGAGCgctctgagagagagactgcaacAGCCAGAGTCATAGAGGAGGACTACAACACGCTGGGTCCTACAAG TCCCCAGGAGGTTGTGACCGCGTTCATCTTCATCCTGATGGTGGTGCTGTGGGTCTTCAGAGACCCTGGATTTATGCCAGGGTGGGCCTCAATCTTCCTCCCTGA ATATGCGGGCTACATCAGTGACGCCACCGTGGCCCTACTGCTGGGGCTCATGTTCTTCATCATGCCAGCACACAAGCCTTCTGCAGATAAACACGGTATCAAATATG AGGCCATGATCTCATGGAAAGAGTTCCAGGCCTGTATGCCATGGGAAGTCGCCCTACTTGTTGGTGGGGGCTTTGCACTTGCTGAGGGCACCCAG GTGTCTGGTCTGTCCTCCTGGGTGGCAAACCTGCTATCTCCTCTGGGGAGCCTCCCCATCATAGCAACAGTCACCATTGCCTGTGTCCTTGTCACCTCAGTCACAGAGCTGGCCAGCAATGCAGCCACCATCACCATCTTCCTCCCTATCCTTGCCCCTCTG GCCGAAGCTATCCATGTGAACCCACTCTACATATTGATACCCACAACCCTCTGCACATCCTTCGCCTTCCTGCTTCCTTCATCCAACCCATCCAATGCCATTGTGTTTGCCTACGGCCACCTCACCACCACGGACATG GTGAAGGCGGGGATTGGTGTGAATGTAATCAGTGTCCTTGCAGTATTATTGGCTGTGACAACATGGGGGATTCCACTGTTTGACCTGGATACCTACCCTGATTGGGCACCTACTCCATCCACGTCAAACGTCACTGGATGGTGA
- the slc13a1 gene encoding solute carrier family 13 member 1 isoform X2: MAVYWLTEALPLAATALFPALLFPFFGIMKSSQVAGVYFKDFHLLLIGVICLATSIEKWGLHRRIALSLVTLVGVNPGWLMLGFMNSCAFLSMWVQNTSAVAMVMPIVEAIIQQILNAEGEGEQRQRTMTGTSNLGLELDETEGPCEKNEEPIRTNKEPDEMEYTIPEEAPSQTNVIGQKIEGRYRSKREHMMCKGLCLSITYSSTIGGIATLPGTSPNLIFSEYIHQFYPECTSVNFGNWIVLCLPISIIALLLSWIWLHWMFIGSDFRVLFRPSGERSERETATARVIEEDYNTLGPTSPQEVVTAFIFILMVVLWVFRDPGFMPGWASIFLPEYAGYISDATVALLLGLMFFIMPAHKPSADKHGIKYEAMISWKEFQACMPWEVALLVGGGFALAEGTQVSGLSSWVANLLSPLGSLPIIATVTIACVLVTSVTELASNAATITIFLPILAPLAEAIHVNPLYILIPTTLCTSFAFLLPSSNPSNAIVFAYGHLTTTDMVKAGIGVNVISVLAVLLAVTTWGIPLFDLDTYPDWAPTPSTSNVTGW; encoded by the exons ATGGCAGTGTACTGGCTGACAGAAGCCCTGCCACTGGCAGCCACAGCTCTGTTCCCAGCCTTGCTCTTCCCTTTCTTTGGCATCATGAAGTCCTCTCAG GTGGCTGGGGTGTACTTCAAAGACTTCCACCTGCTGTTGATCGGAGTCATCTGTCTGGCAACGTCTATAGAGAAGTGGGGTCTCCACCGGAGGATAGCACTTAGTCTGGTCACTCTGGTCGGTGTCAATCCTGGATG GCTGATGTTGGGCTTCATGAACAGCTGTGCCTTCCTATCCATGTGGGTCCAAAACACATCCGCCGTTGCCATGGTGATGCCCATCGTTGAGGCGATCATTCAGCAAATCTTGAATGCAGAGGGAGAAGGTGAGCAGCGGCAGCGAACAATGACGGGCACCAGCAACCTTGGTCTAGAACTGGATG AGACTGAGGGACCGTGTGAGAAGAATGAAGAGCCAATAAG AACAAATAAGGAACCAGATGAAATGGAGTACACTATTCCAGAGGAAGCACCCTCTCAGACCAAT gtgattggtcaaaagatagAGGGCCGCTACCGAAGTAAGAGAGAGCACATGATGTGCAAGGGGCTGTGCCTAAGCATCACATACTCTTCCACTATAGGAGGGATTGCCACCCTTCCTGGGACCTCCCCCAACCTCATCTTTTCAGAGTACATCCATCA GTTTTACCCAGAATGCACCTCTGTAAACTTTGGAAACTGGATCGTCTTGTGTCTGCCAATCAGCATCATTGCTTTGCTGTTGTCATGGATATGGCTGCACTGGATGTTCATCGGCTCAGA CTTCAGGGTGCTGTTCCGTCCTAGTGGAGAGCgctctgagagagagactgcaacAGCCAGAGTCATAGAGGAGGACTACAACACGCTGGGTCCTACAAG TCCCCAGGAGGTTGTGACCGCGTTCATCTTCATCCTGATGGTGGTGCTGTGGGTCTTCAGAGACCCTGGATTTATGCCAGGGTGGGCCTCAATCTTCCTCCCTGA ATATGCGGGCTACATCAGTGACGCCACCGTGGCCCTACTGCTGGGGCTCATGTTCTTCATCATGCCAGCACACAAGCCTTCTGCAGATAAACACGGTATCAAATATG AGGCCATGATCTCATGGAAAGAGTTCCAGGCCTGTATGCCATGGGAAGTCGCCCTACTTGTTGGTGGGGGCTTTGCACTTGCTGAGGGCACCCAG GTGTCTGGTCTGTCCTCCTGGGTGGCAAACCTGCTATCTCCTCTGGGGAGCCTCCCCATCATAGCAACAGTCACCATTGCCTGTGTCCTTGTCACCTCAGTCACAGAGCTGGCCAGCAATGCAGCCACCATCACCATCTTCCTCCCTATCCTTGCCCCTCTG GCCGAAGCTATCCATGTGAACCCACTCTACATATTGATACCCACAACCCTCTGCACATCCTTCGCCTTCCTGCTTCCTTCATCCAACCCATCCAATGCCATTGTGTTTGCCTACGGCCACCTCACCACCACGGACATG GTGAAGGCGGGGATTGGTGTGAATGTAATCAGTGTCCTTGCAGTATTATTGGCTGTGACAACATGGGGGATTCCACTGTTTGACCTGGATACCTACCCTGATTGGGCACCTACTCCATCCACGTCAAACGTCACTGGATGGTGA